The following proteins are encoded in a genomic region of Nitrospirota bacterium:
- a CDS encoding HigA family addiction module antidote protein has translation MTVLKNIHPGEILKEEFLKPMGVSAYKLCKETGLTQTRLSQIIKGKRNITTETALKLGKYFNVPPEFWLNLQIMYDLEEAKKIYSKAVEAIIPCSV, from the coding sequence ATGACTGTATTAAAAAATATTCATCCCGGAGAGATACTTAAAGAGGAGTTTCTTAAGCCTATGGGTGTGTCAGCATATAAACTTTGCAAAGAAACCGGATTAACTCAAACACGTTTGAGTCAAATCATAAAAGGTAAAAGAAATATAACAACCGAAACAGCTCTGAAGCTTGGTAAATATTTTAATGTTCCACCGGAGTTTTGGTTAAACCTACAAATCATGTATGATCTGGAGGAGGCTAAAAAGATATACTCTAAGGCTGTTGAGGCCATAATTCCATGTTCCGTTTAA
- a CDS encoding type II toxin-antitoxin system RelE/ParE family toxin yields the protein MIVSFKNEDARFIWEGVFSKKIRLPSDLYVIARRKLRMIAASTNIETLAVPPGNKLEALRGDREGQWSIRINEKWRICFRWLDNNAYDVEILDYH from the coding sequence ATGATAGTATCCTTTAAAAATGAGGATGCAAGGTTTATTTGGGAGGGAGTTTTTTCCAAAAAAATCAGACTTCCTTCCGATTTATATGTAATTGCAAGGAGAAAATTGAGAATGATTGCTGCCTCCACAAATATTGAGACCTTAGCGGTACCACCTGGAAACAAATTGGAGGCGCTTAGAGGAGACAGAGAAGGTCAGTGGAGCATAAGAATTAATGAGAAATGGCGGATTTGCTTCAGATGGCTTGACAATAATGCTTATGACGTAGAAATATTGGATTATCATTAA
- a CDS encoding response regulator, with protein MERGRVLVLDDDLVITMACKRILGAEGYDVVVSNTGKEALNQLGKDEFDLFVSDVRLPDINGITVLKESKIIQPKTDVVMITGYPTMQDARESIKLGAFEYIEKPFTPEFMVNIAKKIFDKRGWVLRQSFINEFKEYVVPLRGENPHVYYKEGLWARPVGDGLWEMGCDLRDQMVTGEMMYVDFIKDLDAVKSGEPFIRLLSSSGNTVELLSPMSGEIREFNLKANDVLTSLAKDHLSEGWLLWLVRVIPMEI; from the coding sequence ATGGAAAGAGGCCGTGTTCTCGTTTTAGATGACGATTTAGTAATAACAATGGCGTGTAAGAGGATTCTCGGTGCAGAGGGCTACGACGTCGTGGTTTCAAACACCGGTAAAGAAGCACTCAATCAGCTTGGCAAGGACGAATTCGACCTGTTTGTCTCAGATGTTCGCCTGCCCGACATAAATGGGATTACCGTGCTTAAAGAGTCTAAGATAATTCAACCAAAAACCGATGTTGTTATGATTACCGGCTATCCCACCATGCAAGATGCCCGTGAATCCATCAAGCTTGGCGCTTTTGAGTACATAGAGAAGCCATTTACGCCGGAATTCATGGTAAACATAGCTAAGAAAATATTTGATAAAAGAGGCTGGGTACTACGGCAGTCTTTCATAAATGAGTTTAAAGAGTACGTGGTGCCGCTTAGGGGTGAAAACCCACATGTCTATTATAAAGAGGGGCTGTGGGCACGGCCTGTGGGAGATGGGCTGTGGGAGATGGGCTGTGATCTCAGAGATCAAATGGTCACAGGCGAGATGATGTATGTGGATTTTATAAAGGATTTGGATGCCGTAAAAAGCGGTGAACCATTTATCAGGCTGCTCTCAAGTTCCGGTAACACTGTGGAACTGTTGTCGCCTATGAGCGGAGAGATAAGAGAGTTCAATCTGAAAGCTAACGACGTGCTAACCTCGCTTGCAAAAGACCACTTGTCTGAGGGCTGGCTCTTGTGGCTTGTCAGAGTTATCCCTATGGAGATATAA
- a CDS encoding NAD(P)H-dependent oxidoreductase subunit E, which yields MKGKILVVDDDNIIIRSCKGVLEPMGYDVSGTINPREALDLIRDNNYDLLITDMIMPGIDGFELIKRTKELKPDTTVIAMTGYSIKETIKDTLEYGIMDYLQKPFSPNILADTVDRVTNLARKLKSQLAITEEDDADGTHKIEAVNALIKQYKTVPGSLITVLSKTQEIIGYLPPAIQRLIAKGLRIPVSEVHSVVSFYPCYTMKVRGRHNIRVCIGAACYAKKADSIVQKLCNQLHFDEDNVTDDKKFSYELVRCLGACASAPVIEVDHDTHGTVDPDKITDILKDYN from the coding sequence ATGAAAGGTAAAATTCTGGTAGTTGACGATGACAACATAATAATAAGAAGTTGTAAAGGTGTGCTGGAACCTATGGGTTATGATGTAAGTGGTACAATTAATCCAAGGGAAGCTCTGGACTTAATCAGGGACAACAACTACGACCTCCTGATTACCGATATGATAATGCCGGGAATTGATGGCTTTGAGCTTATAAAGCGCACAAAGGAATTAAAGCCTGATACCACCGTAATAGCCATGACCGGCTATTCCATAAAGGAAACGATAAAGGACACCCTCGAATACGGTATTATGGATTATCTGCAAAAACCTTTTTCGCCTAACATCCTTGCCGACACAGTTGACAGGGTAACCAATCTGGCAAGAAAGCTGAAATCGCAGCTTGCAATCACTGAAGAGGATGACGCAGATGGAACTCATAAGATAGAAGCTGTCAATGCCCTTATTAAACAATACAAAACAGTGCCAGGCTCTCTGATAACTGTGCTTAGTAAAACTCAAGAGATTATAGGATACCTGCCTCCGGCTATTCAGAGGTTGATCGCTAAAGGGCTGCGCATTCCCGTAAGTGAGGTACACTCGGTCGTGTCATTTTACCCGTGTTACACGATGAAAGTACGCGGACGGCACAACATACGCGTATGTATTGGGGCTGCCTGTTACGCTAAAAAAGCTGATTCAATAGTTCAAAAACTCTGCAATCAACTTCACTTTGACGAGGACAATGTCACAGATGACAAAAAATTCTCATATGAATTGGTTCGATGCCTGGGAGCTTGCGCCTCAGCCCCTGTGATAGAAGTGGATCACGATACTCACGGCACCGTGGACCCTGATAAAATAACAGACATTCTGAAAGATTACAACTAA
- a CDS encoding NAD(P)H-dependent oxidoreductase subunit E yields MPQITADDLKNIKAAYKDPRERGARASIMLCGGSSCSTRGSLKLKEIFQQELKQRNLDSEVSIYVTGCNGFCTQSPLLTLYPGGIFYESLTPEDIIQIIEQHILKGEQYSKRLYSTGKDSIAALSDIPFFKFQTSRVLKNRGLTDPDNIDDYIGGNGYFALLKAVTETEPSAIISELKASGLRGRGGGGFPTGLKWEICKKAGSSPNNRNKYVICNAGPISRNISDTDPHSIVEGMAIAARATGASKGYIYIREPEHRFIISRMNHAVAKAKEYGLLGSNIFGTGFDFDIEVATGAGTFICGEETALISSLEGTRGFPKPKPPYPAVRGLWGKPTIVDNAETFANVPLIILNGANWFRSVGTEKSPGTKIFTLTGEVINNGLIEVPMGTTLRSIVDDLGGGMKRKRKLKTIHIGGPTGGFIPESLIDTPATFEDIVKAGAIVGSGNIIVMDDNTCMVNTAMFSMEFAKGESCGKCSPCRIGTTVMYDKLVDITEGRGKPGDIEILQDIAFEVKRTSLCGLGQTSPLAVLTTIKYFRDEYEKHINEKWCPAGRCKALTTFTIDEKACKGCTSCARKCPVGAITGEKKQPHKIDQTICIRCRTCFETCTFGSIRILGQQTVTREA; encoded by the coding sequence ATGCCACAGATAACGGCTGATGACCTTAAAAACATAAAAGCTGCCTATAAAGACCCACGGGAGCGTGGTGCACGTGCCTCAATAATGCTCTGCGGGGGCTCTAGTTGCAGCACCAGAGGAAGCCTCAAATTAAAGGAAATTTTTCAACAGGAATTAAAACAAAGAAACCTCGATTCTGAGGTTTCAATCTACGTAACAGGTTGTAATGGGTTTTGCACCCAATCGCCTCTTTTGACCCTGTATCCGGGCGGTATTTTCTACGAATCACTTACTCCTGAGGATATTATTCAGATTATCGAACAACACATACTCAAAGGTGAACAATACTCTAAACGTTTGTATTCAACTGGAAAGGACTCGATAGCTGCATTATCAGACATACCGTTTTTTAAGTTTCAAACTTCACGGGTATTAAAAAACCGAGGGTTAACAGACCCCGACAATATTGACGACTATATAGGCGGAAACGGATACTTTGCCCTGCTTAAAGCTGTGACTGAAACTGAGCCTTCTGCAATAATATCTGAGTTAAAGGCATCAGGGTTAAGAGGACGCGGCGGCGGCGGGTTTCCAACCGGACTAAAATGGGAAATTTGTAAAAAAGCCGGCAGCAGCCCAAATAACCGGAATAAGTACGTAATCTGTAACGCTGGCCCCATATCAAGAAACATCTCCGACACAGACCCCCATTCCATAGTGGAGGGAATGGCCATAGCAGCCAGAGCCACTGGTGCTTCAAAGGGTTACATTTATATAAGAGAACCTGAGCACAGATTTATAATCTCAAGGATGAATCATGCCGTTGCAAAGGCAAAAGAGTATGGCTTGCTTGGCTCTAACATTTTTGGTACCGGCTTTGACTTTGACATAGAGGTGGCAACAGGAGCAGGGACATTTATCTGCGGCGAGGAAACCGCCCTGATAAGCTCTCTTGAGGGCACAAGGGGATTTCCAAAACCTAAACCGCCCTACCCTGCAGTCAGAGGGCTATGGGGTAAACCGACGATTGTGGACAATGCCGAGACATTTGCTAATGTTCCTCTGATTATACTAAACGGAGCTAATTGGTTCAGGTCCGTGGGTACAGAGAAATCCCCCGGCACTAAAATTTTTACCCTGACTGGTGAGGTTATCAATAACGGCCTTATAGAGGTGCCGATGGGAACCACGCTAAGAAGTATAGTTGATGATCTTGGCGGCGGAATGAAGAGAAAACGTAAGTTAAAGACCATTCACATAGGCGGCCCAACAGGCGGCTTTATTCCTGAGTCCCTCATAGACACTCCTGCAACCTTCGAGGACATTGTAAAGGCCGGGGCAATCGTTGGCTCCGGCAACATAATAGTGATGGATGACAACACGTGCATGGTAAATACCGCAATGTTCTCTATGGAATTTGCTAAAGGCGAATCCTGCGGCAAGTGCTCGCCGTGCCGGATAGGAACCACGGTTATGTATGATAAGCTTGTAGATATTACTGAGGGCCGGGGCAAACCCGGTGATATAGAGATTTTACAAGACATCGCTTTTGAGGTAAAACGTACGTCTCTGTGCGGTTTGGGACAGACATCTCCTCTTGCCGTTTTGACTACGATAAAGTATTTCAGGGATGAGTATGAAAAGCATATAAATGAAAAGTGGTGTCCGGCAGGCCGCTGCAAAGCCCTGACAACATTTACAATAGATGAAAAAGCGTGTAAGGGCTGCACATCCTGTGCCCGTAAGTGCCCGGTTGGTGCTATAACCGGGGAAAAGAAACAACCTCACAAGATAGACCAGACCATATGTATTAGGTGCAGAACCTGCTTTGAAACTTGCACTTTCGGCTCCATACGCATTCTGGGGCAGCAAACCGTTACCAGGGAGGCATAA
- a CDS encoding response regulator, with protein sequence MIKGKVLVLDDEAIVRISCKRVLEAEGYNVSVASSVKEAVTLLEKEHYALVITDLLMPDVDGLEFLEIIKHRWPSLRAIVMTGYGTQEARQKSLALGALEFLKKPFLPEELVSVVMAAGNARMESYDDDYTRI encoded by the coding sequence ATGATAAAAGGCAAGGTACTTGTACTTGATGATGAGGCTATCGTGCGTATAAGTTGTAAGAGAGTGTTAGAGGCTGAAGGATATAACGTTAGCGTAGCATCATCAGTAAAAGAGGCGGTGACGCTTCTGGAGAAGGAGCATTACGCCCTTGTGATAACTGATTTATTGATGCCGGATGTGGACGGATTAGAGTTCCTTGAAATAATAAAACACAGATGGCCGTCTCTAAGGGCAATAGTTATGACTGGTTACGGCACTCAGGAGGCAAGACAAAAATCACTGGCGCTTGGCGCCTTAGAGTTTTTAAAGAAGCCATTTTTACCGGAGGAACTGGTAAGTGTCGTCATGGCTGCCGGTAACGCAAGGATGGAGTCGTACGATGATGACTATACACGCATTTAA
- a CDS encoding peptidase U32, with protein MNLSLACNFDPALVDGIKGYPVYELYGKMSSDIVGGGRPSFVLPAVGKQKLKDYVALCIKNNLQFNYLLNTSCMGNTEYTKSGRKSIYKLLDFLSDCGVQSVTLNHPMLLKIIKEKYAFKVRVGIFSGVNTPHKAKRWEGEGADCICLDDTQCNRDFQLLKDIRESVKCSIQLLVNNSCMYSCPFTITHMNMAAHASQKGGASSGYFYIDYLGIRCEMEKLKNPVNYIRATWIRPEDIIHYQNIGYNNFKIVDRSSSTETLLTRVKAYTQQRYQGNLADLIINKTQRKDDLVKYIHAIKYFINPFIINPLRLFRIKRLLSTPATVSSNPVYINNENLTGFIDRFLEQSCKKTDCNKCLYCHQIAQQHVVIDHTYRQDRLSACTKLIKEIEG; from the coding sequence ATGAACTTAAGCCTTGCATGTAATTTTGATCCTGCCCTGGTTGACGGCATTAAGGGTTATCCTGTCTATGAATTGTATGGCAAGATGTCCTCTGACATTGTAGGCGGGGGCAGACCGTCTTTTGTTCTTCCGGCAGTAGGAAAACAAAAGTTGAAAGACTATGTGGCGCTATGCATAAAAAACAACTTACAGTTTAATTATCTGTTAAATACCTCGTGCATGGGAAACACCGAGTACACAAAGAGTGGCCGCAAAAGTATATATAAGTTGCTTGATTTTCTCTCTGACTGTGGAGTTCAGTCAGTTACACTTAACCACCCGATGCTTCTAAAAATAATTAAAGAAAAATATGCTTTCAAGGTAAGAGTGGGAATATTCTCAGGTGTAAACACCCCTCATAAGGCCAAACGCTGGGAGGGGGAGGGTGCTGATTGCATCTGTCTTGACGATACACAATGTAACAGAGACTTTCAATTGCTAAAAGATATCCGGGAATCGGTAAAGTGTTCAATTCAACTACTTGTTAATAACAGCTGCATGTATAGCTGTCCTTTCACCATAACACACATGAACATGGCTGCCCATGCCTCACAAAAAGGCGGCGCCTCCTCCGGATACTTTTATATTGACTACCTTGGCATACGCTGTGAGATGGAGAAACTTAAAAATCCGGTTAATTACATCAGAGCGACGTGGATACGTCCGGAGGATATTATACACTACCAAAACATAGGGTATAATAACTTTAAAATAGTTGACCGCAGTTCATCTACCGAAACTCTTTTGACACGGGTTAAAGCATACACTCAACAACGCTATCAAGGTAACCTTGCTGATCTTATTATCAATAAAACACAAAGAAAAGACGACCTTGTTAAGTATATTCATGCTATAAAGTATTTCATTAATCCTTTTATTATTAACCCCTTGAGGCTTTTTAGAATAAAACGTTTACTTAGTACTCCAGCTACTGTATCATCTAATCCTGTGTACATAAACAATGAAAATCTGACAGGCTTTATTGACAGGTTCCTTGAGCAAAGCTGCAAAAAAACAGATTGTAATAAATGCCTCTATTGCCATCAAATAGCACAGCAACATGTAGTCATAGACCATACTTACAGGCAGGACAGACTTTCTGCCTGCACTAAACTTATCAAAGAAATTGAGGGTTAA
- a CDS encoding molybdopterin-dependent oxidoreductase yields MIELIINDKKITVANGKTILDAARENDIYIPHLCWDRRLTPFGGCRICVVQIEGHERLFTSCSTPAENGMVVHTESPDVLKARQMVMDLLLVHHPLDCPVCDKAGVCKLQDLAYQYGPAESKFQGEKKQVVGDLVNPLIDINPNRCILCGRCVRVCWEHQGVGAINFIGRGFTTTVSPPFEESLNCEFCGQCVDACPVGALGSKNFKHRSRAWFLERRENICPYCSVGCTLSLEILEGKILNVRGLDFKGVNEGDLCTKGRYGYDYIYGDSRLRTPLIKKDGQFKEATWEEAVALIAKNIRLVLAESGPEAIGAIGSPRCTNEDNYMLQKFMRTVVGSDNIDSSSRFGYTKVQMAFERTFGISYNPVDMNAPLKNDVTLVLESDITSTHPIWGLKFIEAVRKGKKLIVADPRETKLSNNASTWVRIKPGTSQALLYGLIKRAYDDGFHLKNEMTQGIEGFSDLVETVSSFTVEKVCEITGMERDDFLKISDDYLGAESRLIAMTIGAGENSKSVNTAISAANLVMFLGDGPASLQIPPLLANTLGMLKMGVSPYYLPGFKKITGKPGKDLFKMLYEKGAIKFLYVMGENLIVTYPDTNKIKEALSSLDFMVVQDIQFSETAQLADVVLPASSWSEKDGTYVNFMGLDQKVRKVVAQTGESMPDWQILRNLARYLHKTVGADSLYAYQDEISAIKVETETQKWRFVSVPFKFVAETDNDYPLYMVTGNLMQHSGALSSMSKSLSHVVSDAFIQVNQIDAIRYHLKDDAQAHVDSRNGQTVVKVRITDEIPQGMVFAPIHFSKAMVNALTFETNEDAPPLTPVRVRPVG; encoded by the coding sequence ATGATAGAGTTGATCATAAATGATAAGAAAATAACGGTTGCAAACGGGAAAACCATACTCGATGCTGCACGGGAAAACGATATATATATACCGCATTTATGTTGGGACAGGAGATTAACCCCATTTGGCGGCTGCAGGATATGTGTAGTTCAGATAGAGGGACACGAGAGACTATTTACCTCCTGCTCAACCCCTGCTGAAAACGGGATGGTAGTACATACGGAGAGCCCCGATGTGCTTAAAGCCCGGCAGATGGTTATGGATCTGTTGCTTGTGCATCATCCCCTTGACTGTCCGGTGTGTGATAAAGCCGGGGTATGTAAGCTTCAGGACTTAGCCTATCAGTATGGTCCTGCGGAGAGTAAATTTCAGGGAGAAAAAAAGCAGGTGGTTGGGGATCTTGTAAATCCATTAATAGATATAAACCCTAACAGGTGCATATTATGCGGGCGTTGTGTGAGAGTTTGTTGGGAACACCAGGGGGTGGGAGCAATTAACTTTATCGGACGGGGATTCACAACAACAGTAAGTCCACCATTTGAGGAGAGTTTGAACTGCGAGTTCTGCGGCCAGTGTGTTGATGCCTGCCCTGTGGGAGCACTTGGCAGTAAGAATTTTAAACACCGCTCCAGAGCGTGGTTTTTAGAGCGCAGGGAAAACATCTGCCCATACTGTAGTGTAGGGTGTACGCTTTCTCTTGAAATTTTAGAGGGTAAAATCCTCAATGTCAGGGGGCTTGACTTCAAGGGCGTCAACGAAGGTGATCTTTGCACAAAGGGGCGCTACGGCTATGATTATATATACGGTGACAGCAGGTTAAGAACCCCGTTAATTAAAAAAGACGGGCAGTTCAAAGAAGCAACATGGGAGGAGGCAGTGGCGCTGATAGCTAAAAACATCAGATTGGTGTTGGCTGAAAGCGGTCCTGAGGCAATAGGGGCAATTGGTTCACCCCGTTGCACAAATGAAGACAACTACATGCTTCAGAAATTTATGAGAACCGTGGTAGGTTCTGACAATATAGATTCCTCGTCACGTTTTGGATATACGAAAGTACAGATGGCATTTGAGCGGACTTTTGGAATAAGCTACAACCCGGTAGATATGAATGCTCCCCTTAAAAATGATGTCACCCTTGTTCTTGAGTCCGACATAACGTCAACACATCCTATATGGGGACTGAAATTCATAGAGGCTGTAAGAAAGGGTAAAAAGCTGATAGTGGCAGATCCGAGAGAGACAAAGCTCTCTAACAATGCATCGACCTGGGTAAGAATAAAACCCGGAACCTCACAAGCGCTCCTCTACGGTTTAATTAAAAGGGCTTATGATGACGGCTTCCACTTAAAAAATGAAATGACACAGGGGATAGAGGGTTTTAGTGACCTGGTAGAAACCGTAAGTTCTTTTACTGTTGAGAAAGTGTGTGAAATAACTGGCATGGAAAGAGATGATTTTCTCAAAATTTCTGATGACTACCTTGGCGCTGAAAGTCGTCTTATAGCGATGACAATTGGTGCCGGAGAGAACTCCAAAAGTGTAAATACGGCAATTTCTGCGGCCAATTTAGTAATGTTCCTTGGCGATGGCCCGGCCTCACTGCAAATCCCTCCGCTTTTAGCAAACACGCTTGGCATGTTGAAAATGGGCGTCTCTCCGTACTACCTACCAGGGTTTAAAAAAATAACCGGTAAACCGGGCAAAGATTTATTTAAAATGCTCTATGAAAAGGGAGCTATAAAGTTTCTTTACGTGATGGGAGAAAATCTAATTGTCACATATCCGGACACAAATAAAATAAAAGAAGCGCTTTCAAGTCTTGATTTTATGGTAGTACAGGACATCCAGTTTTCTGAGACGGCGCAACTGGCCGATGTGGTTCTGCCTGCCTCAAGTTGGTCTGAAAAAGATGGAACATACGTGAATTTCATGGGGCTTGACCAGAAGGTCAGAAAAGTGGTGGCACAGACAGGCGAGTCTATGCCTGACTGGCAGATTCTGAGAAACCTGGCCAGATATCTGCATAAAACAGTAGGGGCAGACAGTTTGTACGCCTATCAGGATGAGATATCGGCAATCAAGGTTGAGACTGAGACTCAGAAATGGAGATTTGTCAGTGTACCGTTTAAATTTGTAGCGGAGACTGACAACGATTATCCTCTTTATATGGTAACGGGCAATCTTATGCAGCACTCCGGAGCGCTTTCCTCGATGTCAAAGAGCCTAAGCCATGTCGTCTCGGATGCGTTTATACAGGTAAACCAGATAGATGCAATCCGGTACCATCTCAAAGATGATGCACAGGCACATGTGGATTCCAGAAACGGACAGACAGTGGTAAAGGTGCGTATAACTGATGAGATACCTCAGGGGATGGTCTTTGCTCCCATACACTTTTCAAAGGCAATGGTTAATGCGCTCACCTTTGAGACAAACGAAGACGCCCCTCCGCTTACACCGGTAAGAGTACGCCCTGTGGGATAA
- the prmC gene encoding peptide chain release factor N(5)-glutamine methyltransferase, with amino-acid sequence MRANEAIRKISALLKSVGISASEKEAELIVCFTLKTNKTSLYRDNPEITEDLYQDIIARRLMREPLQYITSEVEFLDLTLKVGPGVLIPRPETELVTSETIRLLKENFTEPLTILDLCTGSGPIAISLAKAFPNSLVYGVDISEKALTYARENALINSISNVIFLHGNLFEPTVNTKFNAVISNPPYIKTGDISGLDPEICCYEPVEALDGGADGLKYYRKIIEQAKNHMRLEKSLIVLEIGYDEAADIQKIAADAGYKNIQFKKDYAGLDRMVIIQE; translated from the coding sequence ATGAGAGCAAATGAAGCAATACGGAAGATATCAGCTCTCCTAAAAAGCGTTGGTATCAGCGCCTCTGAAAAAGAGGCGGAACTCATTGTCTGTTTCACCCTGAAAACTAATAAGACATCTCTCTACAGGGATAACCCGGAAATAACAGAAGATTTGTACCAGGACATAATAGCGCGCCGCTTAATGAGGGAGCCGCTTCAGTACATAACATCAGAAGTAGAGTTTTTGGATTTAACTTTAAAGGTTGGCCCCGGCGTCCTGATTCCCAGACCTGAGACCGAACTTGTCACCTCAGAGACCATCAGGCTACTGAAAGAGAATTTTACCGAACCGCTTACGATTTTAGATTTATGTACAGGCAGTGGTCCGATTGCGATAAGCCTTGCCAAAGCGTTTCCGAATTCACTTGTCTATGGCGTTGATATATCAGAAAAAGCGCTTACTTATGCACGTGAAAATGCGTTGATTAATTCAATTAGCAATGTGATTTTTCTTCATGGTAATCTTTTTGAGCCAACGGTAAATACAAAATTTAATGCTGTTATCTCAAACCCTCCATATATAAAAACCGGTGACATTAGCGGTCTTGACCCTGAGATCTGCTGCTACGAGCCGGTTGAGGCTCTTGACGGAGGTGCGGATGGGCTTAAGTATTACAGAAAAATCATTGAGCAGGCTAAAAACCATATGCGTTTGGAGAAATCTCTGATTGTCTTAGAGATTGGTTATGATGAGGCAGCAGACATCCAAAAAATTGCCGCAGATGCCGGATACAAAAATATCCAGTTTAAGAAAGATTATGCCGGCCTTGACAGGATGGTTATTATTCAGGAATAA